One window from the genome of Kaistella carnis encodes:
- a CDS encoding DHA2 family efflux MFS transporter permease subunit, with product MEQDSLVEYGARRVIITITAILCALLEIVDSTIVNVALNEMKGNLGATLSEVGWVITAYAIGNVIIVPMTSWLSQQFGRRNYFAASIIIFTIFSFLCGNATNIWELVFFRLCQGIGGGALLVTSQTIITESYPLAKRSMAQAIYGLGVIIGPTLGPPLGGYIVDNFSWPYIFYINIPIGIAATLMTLQFVRSPKFAEKRKARDVDWYGIMLLAAFVGSLQYILEKGHEDDWFDSPVIVYLSIVAVIGFILFLWRELSYKYPVVELRVLKNGNLRLGTIMSFILGFGLYGSTFIVPLYTQSVLGWTALESGALMIPAALTTAVMMPIIGRLLTRGVRQQLLVALGLLLFFAYSFWGYKIITPDTGKSDFFWMLIVRGAGLGLLFIPITSLALSTLKGQEIGQGAAFTGMMRQLGGSFGIAAITTFISNQTSIHRVALTSHLDANSFDVQQRLNGLIASFQAKGFSVDQAHGAAYKILDLSVMKQATVLSYMDVFLYLGFLFLVCIPFVLLVREKKSKEPIDLGSIH from the coding sequence ATGGAACAAGATTCATTAGTTGAATACGGTGCCAGACGCGTTATCATTACCATTACTGCGATTCTCTGTGCTTTGCTGGAGATTGTGGATTCTACTATTGTAAATGTTGCTTTGAATGAGATGAAGGGGAATCTTGGAGCCACGTTATCAGAAGTCGGTTGGGTGATTACAGCCTATGCCATTGGTAATGTGATTATTGTACCAATGACCAGCTGGCTTTCTCAACAGTTTGGCCGTCGAAATTATTTTGCGGCTTCTATTATCATATTTACTATTTTCTCTTTTCTGTGTGGGAATGCCACAAATATCTGGGAACTTGTTTTTTTTAGACTGTGTCAGGGAATCGGTGGTGGAGCATTGCTCGTGACGTCCCAAACGATTATTACAGAATCTTATCCTTTGGCAAAAAGAAGTATGGCGCAGGCGATTTATGGGTTAGGAGTCATTATTGGACCTACTTTGGGACCACCATTAGGCGGATATATTGTTGATAATTTCAGTTGGCCGTATATTTTTTACATTAATATTCCAATCGGAATTGCAGCTACTTTGATGACTCTACAATTTGTAAGAAGTCCAAAATTTGCGGAGAAACGAAAAGCAAGAGATGTAGACTGGTACGGAATTATGCTGCTCGCTGCTTTCGTGGGTTCTCTTCAATATATATTAGAAAAAGGTCATGAAGATGACTGGTTTGACAGCCCCGTAATTGTGTATCTCAGTATTGTCGCTGTGATTGGATTTATTCTTTTTCTGTGGCGGGAACTCAGTTACAAATATCCTGTCGTTGAACTGCGTGTCTTGAAGAATGGCAATCTAAGGCTTGGTACCATCATGTCCTTTATTCTGGGGTTTGGTTTGTATGGGTCAACATTTATTGTTCCGCTTTACACGCAGAGTGTTTTGGGCTGGACTGCCTTAGAATCGGGAGCCTTAATGATTCCCGCAGCCTTAACAACCGCTGTCATGATGCCAATTATTGGGCGTTTGTTAACAAGAGGAGTTAGACAGCAACTCTTGGTTGCTCTGGGATTGTTACTGTTCTTCGCTTACAGTTTTTGGGGATATAAAATTATCACGCCGGATACCGGAAAATCTGATTTCTTCTGGATGCTGATTGTGCGTGGAGCAGGATTAGGATTGCTTTTTATACCAATTACGTCTTTGGCCTTAAGTACACTGAAGGGTCAGGAAATCGGTCAGGGTGCTGCGTTTACAGGAATGATGAGACAGCTCGGTGGTTCCTTTGGAATTGCCGCGATTACCACTTTTATCTCAAATCAAACTTCCATTCACCGGGTTGCATTAACTAGTCATTTAGATGCCAACAGTTTTGATGTTCAGCAAAGATTGAATGGTTTAATTGCCTCTTTCCAGGCGAAAGGGTTTAGTGTCGACCAGGCACACGGCGCAGCTTATAAAATACTGGATCTATCCGTTATGAAACAGGCAACGGTTTTATCCTACATGGATGTTTTCCTGTATCTGGGATTTCTTTTCTTGGTGTGTATTCCTTTTGTTCTTTTGGTAAGAGAAAAGAAAAGCAAAGAACCTATCGATTTGGGAAGTATTCATTAA
- a CDS encoding HlyD family secretion protein has product MDNTTDQPELFPETKKKKSLVFPIILATVLLVGGFFGYRIYSYGLTHEETDDAQIASNMSPVISKISGYVAEVKVTDNQFVKKGDTLIILDNRDQKMLLEQAIAALGTAKSNVQTSIASTRAASQNINSTKAAIATANAQIEAAKVNVWRTTQDLKRYANLVQDHTITQQLYETALAAKQTADRQLQVLVDQRNQASQQTGIVNSQTEASSQQIGVANSMVKQREVDVENAKLNLSYTVILAPEDGNVSKISTQKGQFVQAGAQLFSLVRDNQKWIIANFKETQLSKMVEGQKVEVEIDAFPKEKFEGKVTSFSPATGSTFSILPPDNASGNFVKVVQRLPVRIDFTNLKPEIAKKLRTGMNVKTTVVLN; this is encoded by the coding sequence ATGGATAATACTACAGATCAACCGGAACTTTTTCCTGAAACAAAAAAGAAAAAATCACTTGTCTTTCCTATCATTTTAGCAACGGTATTACTCGTAGGAGGATTTTTTGGGTACCGAATTTATTCCTATGGTTTAACTCATGAAGAAACGGACGATGCACAAATCGCGTCTAATATGAGTCCTGTTATTTCTAAAATTTCAGGCTATGTTGCGGAAGTAAAAGTAACTGACAATCAATTTGTTAAGAAAGGAGATACGCTCATTATTCTTGATAATCGGGATCAGAAAATGCTCTTGGAGCAAGCAATTGCAGCGTTAGGAACAGCAAAAAGCAACGTACAAACTTCGATTGCTTCGACCAGAGCAGCTTCCCAAAATATTAACTCAACCAAGGCTGCAATTGCAACTGCAAATGCACAAATTGAAGCAGCGAAAGTAAATGTGTGGAGAACAACCCAGGATCTCAAAAGATATGCAAACTTGGTGCAGGATCACACCATTACGCAACAGCTATACGAAACTGCGCTTGCTGCAAAACAAACTGCAGACCGACAGCTACAGGTTTTGGTGGATCAGCGAAACCAAGCTTCCCAACAAACGGGAATTGTAAATTCTCAAACAGAAGCCAGTTCCCAACAAATTGGTGTTGCAAATTCTATGGTAAAACAACGGGAAGTTGATGTAGAAAATGCAAAGTTGAATCTTTCCTACACTGTAATTTTAGCGCCGGAGGATGGGAACGTTTCTAAAATTTCTACACAAAAAGGACAGTTTGTTCAGGCCGGAGCTCAGCTTTTCAGTTTGGTTCGGGATAATCAAAAATGGATTATTGCCAATTTCAAGGAAACGCAGCTGTCAAAAATGGTAGAAGGACAAAAAGTAGAAGTAGAAATTGATGCATTTCCGAAAGAAAAATTTGAAGGAAAAGTTACTTCTTTTTCCCCTGCGACAGGATCTACATTTTCTATTTTGCCGCCGGATAATGCAAGTGGAAATTTTGTAAAAGTAGTTCAAAGATTACCAGTTCGAATTGATTTCACCAACCTGAAGCCCGAAATCGCTAAAAAACTGCGCACCGGAATGAATGTAAAAACAACAGTTGTTTTAAATTGA
- a CDS encoding TolC family protein, whose amino-acid sequence MGTQNSKNLIIDEAKIQEATANYLEAKNNRLPSLKVSGSALALANAKVDLKISQPSTEGGRQTPKANSAFYGNVSASLPLFTGGRIKYGIQSAEYLVTAAKLSTENDRLAIEYNIAQAYNSLFKASQQIKVLEDNLASSQKRDLSYQKLEDNGIIARNDKLKANLKTSNVELQLLDAYNNYSIATINMDLLLGLPENTVLEIDDNYISDLMENQPASYYVEKAFSLRTDLQSIDYQQKASELNIKSAKAENLPTIALTGGYVAAEIPKILTVLNAANIGVGIQYNIDNLWKKNSSLMRATATDKRLTATRELLTDQIKLEVNRDYQTAQFAKKKILVYEKAADQANENFRVTKNKYDNGLSTITELLDADAAQMTANVNVVNAKADAELAYRKLLQSSGILTAK is encoded by the coding sequence TTGGGAACTCAAAATTCTAAAAATTTAATAATTGACGAAGCAAAAATTCAGGAAGCTACAGCCAATTATCTGGAAGCAAAAAACAACAGATTGCCCAGCCTGAAAGTTTCCGGAAGTGCTTTGGCGCTGGCAAATGCTAAAGTGGATTTGAAGATTTCTCAACCTTCTACGGAAGGTGGGAGACAAACCCCAAAAGCCAATTCTGCCTTTTATGGAAATGTTTCGGCATCGTTACCTCTGTTTACGGGTGGCAGAATAAAATACGGAATTCAATCCGCAGAATATCTCGTCACTGCCGCAAAGTTGAGTACCGAAAATGATCGACTTGCCATAGAATATAATATTGCCCAGGCTTATAATAGTCTGTTTAAAGCAAGTCAGCAGATTAAAGTGCTGGAAGATAATTTAGCTTCTTCTCAAAAAAGAGATTTGTCTTATCAAAAATTAGAAGATAATGGAATTATTGCCAGAAATGATAAGTTGAAAGCCAATTTGAAAACTTCAAATGTCGAGCTGCAACTTTTAGATGCGTATAATAATTACAGCATCGCAACCATCAATATGGATTTATTATTGGGTCTGCCGGAAAATACGGTATTAGAAATTGATGATAATTATATTTCAGATTTAATGGAAAATCAGCCGGCTTCATATTATGTAGAAAAAGCATTTTCACTTCGTACCGATCTGCAGTCGATTGATTATCAACAGAAAGCTTCAGAATTAAATATAAAATCTGCAAAAGCAGAAAATTTACCTACGATAGCTTTAACTGGAGGTTATGTTGCTGCGGAAATTCCTAAAATTTTAACCGTCCTGAATGCTGCAAATATTGGCGTAGGTATTCAATATAATATCGACAATCTTTGGAAGAAAAATTCAAGTCTGATGCGTGCAACCGCCACCGACAAAAGACTTACAGCCACCCGGGAACTATTAACTGATCAAATTAAACTGGAAGTAAACAGAGATTATCAGACCGCGCAGTTTGCAAAGAAGAAGATTTTGGTGTACGAAAAGGCAGCTGATCAGGCAAATGAAAACTTCCGCGTAACAAAAAATAAATACGATAATGGTTTGTCGACAATCACAGAGTTATTGGATGCAGATGCTGCACAAATGACGGCGAACGTAAATGTGGTTAACGCAAAAGCAGACGCAGAACTGGCTTATCGAAAACTCTTACAAAGTTCCGGCATTTTAACCGCAAAATAA
- a CDS encoding TetR/AcrR family transcriptional regulator — MISKEENLLRSAEILFAEKGFAGTSIREIAKEANVNISMISYYFGSKEKLYEKLFEFRMNESLSFSEDVIANNTLDEWEKMVLVMNRYADRVKNLKPFYLIMQREQLVNRNPVIYEFLKQSKKKFLGIYEELIKKGIERKIFTKNPRLEFVHSTVSGTIFTALNTLPVYQEFFEGDDDYEIQYFEEIKIHIQTILKHLLGYEENK; from the coding sequence ATGATTTCTAAAGAAGAAAACCTTTTGCGAAGTGCTGAAATACTCTTTGCAGAAAAAGGCTTCGCAGGAACTTCCATTAGAGAGATAGCAAAAGAGGCCAACGTTAATATTTCGATGATTTCCTATTATTTTGGTTCTAAAGAAAAATTATATGAGAAGCTTTTCGAATTTAGAATGAATGAAAGTTTAAGTTTTAGCGAAGATGTAATTGCGAACAATACTTTAGATGAATGGGAAAAAATGGTTTTGGTAATGAACCGATACGCAGACCGCGTAAAGAACCTGAAGCCTTTTTATCTGATTATGCAGCGTGAACAGTTGGTTAATAGAAATCCTGTGATTTATGAGTTTTTGAAACAGTCTAAAAAGAAATTTCTCGGCATTTATGAGGAGTTGATTAAAAAGGGAATTGAACGCAAAATTTTCACAAAGAATCCACGACTTGAATTTGTTCATTCCACGGTGTCGGGCACCATTTTCACCGCTTTAAATACGCTTCCGGTGTACCAAGAATTTTTCGAAGGTGATGACGATTATGAAATCCAATACTTCGAAGAAATAAAAATTCATATTCAAACTATTTTAAAACATCTTTTAGGTTATGAAGAAAATAAATAA
- a CDS encoding DNA polymerase III subunit translates to MNWEQIVGHQHLKNILQESIDNGRVSHAQLFVGKDGYGTLPLAMAFAKEILRKENEASCSKVDHLNHLDLHFSFPVFKVDKKGLSAAFFPEFREMLLANPYSNSEDWSATLESENKQLTIYAEEVDEINKKFALKSFEGGSKILIVWQADKMNTDAANKFLKFLEEPPKNTYIILTADNTNLMLQTILSRTQIVEIPRIGDEDLSEFLRSNKKVDEEKIKSIIFQAQGNYNTTQKLLQTENSDAEFEELFVMWVREAFQVKKKPEFLKNIVLWSRKIAHFNREKQKSFLEYCSEMFRLALLQNYGNDLLVYKKIETGGFKWDSFSKFIHGANIEAILEEISEADYHLERNGNAKIIWTDLGIKLSRYLHKSI, encoded by the coding sequence ATGAATTGGGAACAGATCGTAGGTCATCAGCATTTAAAAAATATTTTGCAGGAAAGCATTGATAATGGAAGGGTGAGTCATGCGCAATTATTTGTCGGCAAAGACGGTTACGGAACGCTTCCCTTGGCAATGGCTTTTGCAAAAGAAATTTTAAGAAAGGAAAATGAAGCGTCCTGTTCAAAAGTTGATCATCTCAATCATTTGGATCTGCATTTTAGTTTTCCTGTCTTTAAAGTAGATAAAAAGGGACTAAGTGCAGCTTTCTTTCCAGAATTTCGGGAAATGCTGCTCGCAAATCCATATTCCAACAGCGAAGACTGGAGTGCAACTCTGGAATCTGAAAATAAACAATTGACCATTTACGCCGAAGAAGTTGATGAAATCAATAAAAAATTTGCCCTTAAAAGTTTTGAAGGCGGCAGTAAGATATTAATTGTCTGGCAAGCTGATAAAATGAATACTGATGCGGCGAATAAATTTCTGAAGTTTTTAGAGGAACCACCGAAAAACACCTACATCATTTTAACAGCGGACAATACGAACTTGATGTTGCAAACAATACTGTCGCGCACGCAAATCGTAGAAATTCCGCGAATTGGAGACGAAGATCTGTCGGAGTTTCTCAGGTCAAATAAAAAAGTTGACGAAGAAAAAATAAAATCCATTATTTTTCAGGCACAGGGAAATTATAATACCACACAAAAATTATTGCAGACGGAAAACTCAGATGCCGAGTTTGAAGAACTGTTTGTAATGTGGGTGCGTGAAGCTTTTCAGGTAAAGAAAAAACCGGAGTTCTTGAAAAATATCGTTTTATGGAGCCGAAAAATCGCCCATTTTAACAGGGAAAAACAAAAGAGTTTCCTCGAATATTGTTCAGAGATGTTTCGTTTGGCCTTACTCCAGAATTACGGAAATGACCTTTTGGTGTATAAAAAAATTGAAACGGGTGGTTTTAAATGGGACAGCTTTTCGAAATTTATTCACGGTGCAAATATAGAAGCGATTTTAGAAGAAATCTCCGAAGCCGATTATCATTTGGAAAGAAATGGAAATGCAAAAATTATCTGGACTGATTTAGGAATTAAACTGTCGAGATATCTACACAAATCAATATAA
- the lptC gene encoding LPS export ABC transporter periplasmic protein LptC → MNVFRTIKIKNIAAFLGCAIFFALTSCEEDLAKINKNKNTNFPSQIINNANIVQRDSGMIKLRATAPLIEKYEYIDSPYIVARKGINILFYDKKKPDAPGKISAKFAKFNEKKKFYEAKGNVKIISNENQMFAMQSVYWDQVKKTISTKDTVYVTDKDGSTLVGANGMIAKDDFSEYTFYNNSGDINAQKIPEKGQ, encoded by the coding sequence ATGAACGTCTTTAGAACAATAAAAATTAAAAATATAGCCGCCTTTTTGGGTTGTGCTATATTTTTTGCTTTGACCTCATGTGAAGAAGATCTTGCCAAGATCAATAAAAACAAAAATACCAATTTCCCATCGCAGATTATTAATAATGCCAATATCGTACAGCGGGATTCGGGAATGATCAAATTGCGCGCTACTGCTCCACTCATTGAGAAGTACGAATATATTGATTCTCCTTATATAGTCGCCAGAAAAGGAATTAATATTCTCTTTTACGATAAAAAGAAACCTGATGCTCCGGGTAAAATCTCAGCTAAATTTGCTAAGTTTAATGAGAAGAAAAAATTCTACGAGGCCAAAGGAAACGTTAAAATAATCAGCAATGAAAATCAGATGTTTGCAATGCAATCGGTTTATTGGGATCAAGTCAAGAAAACAATCTCTACTAAAGACACGGTTTATGTTACTGATAAAGACGGATCTACGCTGGTTGGTGCGAACGGAATGATCGCCAAGGATGACTTTTCGGAATATACGTTCTATAATAATTCCGGTGATATTAATGCGCAAAAGATTCCGGAGAAAGGGCAATAA
- a CDS encoding anhydro-N-acetylmuramic acid kinase, with translation MIFHALGLMSGTSLDGLDICHASFQKDDLGQWQFRILNASTFPYTEVWENRLRNATRLSAEELYELNSDYGFYLGEKANEFIKEYSLKNIDLIASHGHTVFHQPQKKFTVQTGDGRAIKLLTKLPVVYDFRSQDVLMGGNGAPLVPIGDELLFSEYDACLNIGGFSNISFKENGHRIAFDICPVNIVLNHFAKKVGKDFDENGNLARTGKVDHALLSKLNSLPFYQEKPPKSLGMEWVAENILPHLENENSIDVLATFTEHAAIQVAEVLNRNAIQKIVFTGGGTYNTYFLERIKTKTETQIIVPEEEIINFKEALIFAFMGVLRVNNEINILSSATGSSENHCSGIVI, from the coding sequence ATGATTTTTCACGCTTTAGGATTAATGTCAGGAACAAGTCTGGATGGATTGGATATTTGCCATGCGTCTTTTCAAAAAGATGATCTGGGTCAATGGCAATTCAGAATTTTAAATGCTTCTACTTTTCCTTATACTGAAGTCTGGGAAAATCGCCTTCGAAATGCAACTCGGTTATCGGCGGAAGAACTCTATGAACTTAATTCGGACTATGGTTTTTATCTGGGTGAAAAAGCAAATGAGTTTATCAAAGAATATTCTTTAAAAAATATCGATTTAATAGCTTCCCACGGACATACGGTTTTTCATCAGCCTCAAAAAAAATTTACCGTTCAAACTGGTGACGGTCGTGCGATTAAACTTTTAACGAAGCTTCCCGTGGTTTATGATTTCAGAAGTCAGGATGTTTTGATGGGTGGCAACGGAGCGCCTTTAGTGCCGATCGGTGACGAATTACTGTTTTCTGAGTACGATGCTTGTCTAAATATTGGTGGATTTTCTAACATCTCCTTTAAAGAAAATGGTCATAGGATCGCCTTCGATATTTGTCCCGTGAATATCGTTTTAAATCATTTTGCCAAAAAGGTCGGAAAAGATTTCGATGAAAATGGCAATCTTGCCCGAACCGGAAAAGTAGATCATGCGCTGTTATCAAAACTGAATTCCTTACCATTTTATCAGGAGAAACCGCCCAAATCATTAGGAATGGAATGGGTAGCTGAAAATATTTTACCACATTTAGAAAATGAAAATTCAATAGATGTCTTAGCGACATTTACAGAACATGCTGCGATTCAGGTTGCAGAAGTTTTAAATCGAAATGCAATTCAGAAAATAGTATTTACAGGTGGCGGCACTTACAATACCTATTTTTTGGAAAGAATAAAAACAAAGACCGAAACCCAAATTATCGTTCCCGAGGAGGAGATTATTAACTTTAAAGAAGCTCTGATCTTCGCTTTCATGGGCGTTTTGCGTGTGAACAATGAAATTAATATATTGTCTTCAGCAACCGGAAGTTCAGAGAATCACTGTTCCGGAATTGTGATATAA
- a CDS encoding carbon-nitrogen hydrolase family protein, whose amino-acid sequence MQIDIRNLALSDYDELRETMLKAYPTMSESIWSKKSIQKLIKIFPDGQICITVDEKIAAVCLSLKVQYELFGDDHTYKEITGNYTFNTHSDTGNVLYGIEIFVDPEFRELRLARRLYDARKELCEKLNLKSIVVGGRIPHYHLHSAELTPRQYIQQVRKKEIYDPVLSFQLANNFLPVRVLKNYLPEDLHSEENAVLLQWNNIYYSKKPNTMQDSVIRLGLIQWQMRHFKDLEAFYEQVEFFVNVMADYKSDFIMFPEFFNTPLLAPFNDLNERDSMFKLAELTEEIKNKLSQLAIAYNINIIGGSMPYVENEELYNISYLLHRDGKIDEHRKVHITPNERKYYGMKGGDQIKVIDTDCGKVGLVICYDVEFPELPRLLADQGMKILFVPYLTDTQNAYMRVRNCASARAIENECYVAIAGCVGNLPGVNNMDIQYGQAAVFTPSDFAFPSNAIKGEATPNTESTLIVDVDLNLLKELHHYGAVRTMSDRRKDLYDTISHHPESDLE is encoded by the coding sequence ATGCAAATAGATATTAGAAATTTAGCCCTTTCAGATTACGACGAACTGCGGGAAACCATGCTCAAAGCGTATCCTACAATGTCGGAAAGTATTTGGTCTAAAAAAAGCATTCAGAAACTCATTAAAATTTTTCCTGACGGTCAAATCTGCATCACCGTTGATGAAAAAATTGCGGCGGTTTGTCTCTCCCTTAAAGTGCAGTATGAACTCTTCGGAGATGATCATACGTATAAAGAAATTACCGGGAACTACACTTTTAACACCCATTCTGATACCGGAAATGTCTTATACGGAATTGAAATTTTTGTAGATCCGGAATTCAGAGAATTACGTCTGGCGCGCAGATTATATGATGCCAGAAAAGAACTCTGTGAAAAACTAAATTTAAAATCAATTGTAGTAGGTGGCAGAATTCCTCACTATCACTTACACAGTGCCGAATTAACGCCCCGCCAATATATTCAGCAAGTTCGCAAGAAAGAAATTTATGACCCCGTTTTAAGTTTTCAGCTCGCGAATAATTTCTTACCGGTGCGGGTTCTCAAAAATTACTTGCCTGAAGATTTACATTCCGAAGAAAATGCAGTTTTGCTGCAGTGGAACAATATTTACTATAGCAAAAAGCCGAATACCATGCAGGATTCGGTCATTCGTCTTGGATTAATTCAGTGGCAAATGCGCCATTTTAAAGACCTCGAAGCTTTTTATGAACAGGTAGAATTTTTTGTAAATGTAATGGCAGATTACAAATCAGATTTCATTATGTTCCCCGAATTCTTCAATACGCCTCTACTCGCTCCTTTCAATGACCTTAATGAAAGAGACAGTATGTTTAAACTGGCGGAACTCACAGAGGAAATTAAGAATAAACTATCTCAGTTAGCCATCGCTTACAACATTAATATTATTGGTGGAAGTATGCCTTATGTAGAGAATGAGGAGTTGTACAACATCAGTTATTTACTGCACCGAGACGGAAAAATTGATGAACACCGCAAGGTTCACATTACGCCGAATGAAAGAAAATATTATGGAATGAAAGGTGGCGACCAAATTAAAGTCATCGATACCGATTGTGGAAAAGTAGGACTTGTAATTTGTTATGACGTAGAATTTCCGGAGTTACCAAGACTTCTAGCGGATCAGGGAATGAAAATTTTATTTGTTCCTTACCTTACCGATACGCAAAATGCTTATATGCGTGTTCGAAACTGTGCATCTGCACGTGCCATTGAAAATGAGTGTTATGTTGCCATTGCAGGCTGTGTGGGCAACTTGCCGGGAGTAAATAATATGGATATTCAGTACGGACAGGCTGCGGTTTTCACGCCATCTGATTTTGCATTCCCTTCAAATGCAATTAAAGGAGAAGCGACTCCAAATACAGAAAGTACTTTAATTGTAGATGTCGATTTAAATTTGCTGAAAGAACTGCATCATTACGGCGCCGTAAGAACAATGAGTGACCGTAGAAAAGATCTGTACGACACCATTTCGCATCACCCAGAAAGTGATTTAGAGTAA
- a CDS encoding MliC family protein gives MNIKLLLPVLALSLTVASCSKEKTESTSMDTTVDSMALPAQDSAMTETMPMDSMQAVTPVNYVSNDGKTTFTLTPDTGNGTVVVKNETDGKTYNMKQEVSGSGEKYVDENGYYFIGHQGEFYFGKDGKDLVTGKMK, from the coding sequence ATGAACATCAAACTTTTATTACCCGTTTTAGCATTATCATTAACCGTAGCTTCTTGCTCTAAAGAAAAAACAGAATCCACTTCAATGGACACTACTGTTGACAGTATGGCGTTACCGGCGCAAGATTCTGCAATGACGGAAACAATGCCGATGGATTCTATGCAGGCAGTTACTCCTGTTAACTATGTAAGTAACGACGGAAAAACAACCTTCACCCTTACTCCTGATACAGGCAACGGAACGGTAGTTGTAAAAAATGAAACCGACGGTAAAACCTACAATATGAAACAAGAAGTTTCAGGAAGTGGAGAAAAATATGTTGATGAGAACGGATACTATTTCATCGGTCACCAAGGTGAGTTTTACTTTGGAAAAGACGGTAAAGATTTGGTAACAGGTAAAATGAAATAA